GCCTCTTGATACTGGACCTCTTTATCCGATGAACTTTTCTCGAGCTCGGCTAACAACCGCCGTAACCTCTCAAGTTCTCTGTTTTTGCTTTGAATCTCCTCATTTTTGATTTTCAGCTGTTCCGCAACTCCTTCCCTTAATTTTTCGATGTCTTTCTGGGCATTTATCAACAAGTCTCGTAAATTCTGACTGTCCGATTTTTCCTCGGACAACTGTTTTTCTAGAACTTGAATTTGTTGTTTCCACTGTTCCTCCCTTGCGTCGGCTTGTTCTTGGATGGCCTCTTTTACTCGCTCTCTACCCGCTAACCGTTCCTTATCTAACAACGCCTCCAGATCTTTCCGTTTCTGATCCAATGAAGCTATTCTACCCTCGGCGTCCTCCAATACTAACGATAATTCAAACTCATACGCGTCCTTTATCGCTTCTATCTCAACCTCTTTCTCATGGTTCCTTGTGAAAAGCATATGAACGACCTGAGTCAATTCCGCGACTTTTTTCGACATTCGAAAGTcgaaagttttctttttgtctATCGTAGCCATCCTGACGTTATGTTATCTCACTCAGtgaataaataaacagttaaaaaACAGCCACAGTTATAAACACATCCGTTTTGTCCAATAATGGAGAAGGTGGTGTCGAGTTCCTCATCCTACAAGATAACAgagaataatgttttaatatagtTGCTCCATTACATGAATGCATGTCCATCATTTTGCATAATCTTATTTACGACAAGTCTTTAAGTGTCATAACGACGAGTGTTTAGCGGAAGCAGTCGGCTTATGTTTGGCTCCATGATCTATACAAACGGGCGTATTCTACATCTATATATTGactcaaatgaaaataaatgtatgattgatttttttcagacACGCACTTGAATATCACTGTACAAAGCCCGATATGTGAGCCGAAGAGCGAGAGCCACTGAACGATTCCGCTATGGTTTAGCACGGTCATTCATAAAGCTGTATTACTACAGTACAACTGCTTATTAAAATAAAGTGAGGACCGCACGATGGCGGAAGCCATATAAATGAACTACCTGTGATATTGACACAAGTCA
The sequence above is drawn from the Pecten maximus chromosome 9, xPecMax1.1, whole genome shotgun sequence genome and encodes:
- the LOC117334275 gene encoding protein FAM184A-like isoform X10, whose protein sequence is MATIDKKKTFDFRMSKKVAELTQVVHMLFTRNHEKEVEIEAIKDAYEFELSLVLEDAEGRIASLDQKRKDLEALLDKERLAGRERVKEAIQEQADAREEQWKQQIQVLEKQLSEEKSDSQNLRDLLINAQKDIEKLREGVAEQLKIKNEEIQSKNRELERLRRLLAELEKSSSDKEVQYQEAIKELERTNEKLERELAQLQALLEETHRNKIQLEAKNVKLETDLKNLKKDFGRKVAEVVATQQRQQNQQQNNLPPPRSATNFTDYNDEVEKLRKEVQRYRMELSNRDGNFNRMFSNSQPMVVDPRAGKIGVSQNQILSGNSATYTETIGLPVREKSFSSKGRRAPVFPRLQRDSLH